DNA from Borreliella garinii:
ATGAATGTTATATTTAGAAATTTTATTCCAATAAGAAATAATGGGATGTTTAATGCAAATATTGTCCATCCTAAATTGAAGCTTAACAGGTAATGCATCATTAATGCGATTCCCCCAATTCCTCCACTAAGAAGTCCATGAGGAATATATAAAACATTTGTAGAAATTGCCATTAGTGCAGAGCCTAAAGCTATTTGTATTGTGCTGTCAAATATTAGTTTGGGATTTTTAGTTATAGTTTTTATTTTTTTTGTTAGTATTATGAATAATAGTTTGAGTTTTTTTTTAATTCTGCGACGACTTATCTTTTTTTTCTTTTTCATCTTAACTCTAAAGTTGCTTTTAAGCTATACGTTAATAATTTATTTGAATTCTATATTAATTTTGCAAAAAAAACAATTTTATTCCCTTTTTTTATTTTTTTTGATATTATGTTCATGAAAACTATGGCGATGAATTATATAAAATTTATAGTATTAGTAGTTCTGCTTTTTTTTTATATTTGGGTTTTTATTATCCTTAGGATGAAAAGGGCTAATCTATTTTTGTTGGAAAAAATCAAAAATGGAGCAAAAATTTTAGATATTCGATCTCCCAAAGAATATAGTAAGTCTCATTATTTTAAATCGATCAACATTCCTTTTAATAATTTATTTGCTAAAAAAGATAAATTGGGTGATTTTGAGTCCCAAATAATTGTTTATGGTAAAAGTTTTAATAAATCTTATGAGGCTAAAAAAGTTTTAAAAAGCATGGGATTTAAGAATGTGTTTGTAGCTGGTACTTTGAAAGACATGCCACAAGCTAAAAAAGAAGAAGTTAGTTGATGGCTAAGATTATTGGGATATCTGGTGGTTCTGGAAGCGGAAAAACTACAGTTGTAAGCAAGATTAGTGAGTTTATTCCAGAGTTTGTCCTTATTTCTCAAGATAATTATTATAAGAGTGTGGGTGATTATGAATATGAGTTTTCTAAGGTGAATTTTGATCATCCGGATGCTTTTGATAATAATTTATTTTATGAACATCTGAAAAATTTAAAAAAAAATAGCCCAATAGATATGCCTCTTTACGACTTTATTAATCATAAAAGACAACTTAAAACGGTTATGGTTGTTCCAACTCCCGTTATTATTGTTGAAGGTATTATGATTTTTGTTGAAGAGAGAGTAAGAAATTTAATAGATCTTAAAATATATATTGACACCCCAAATGATATTAGATTTATTAGGCGTTTAAAGAGAGATATTTCCAAAAGGGGACGTACTTTAGAATCGGTTATTGATCAATATTTAAATACCACTAGATGGGGTTATTATAGATTTATTGAGCCTACCAAAGAATATGCTGATCTTATTATTCCCGAAGGAGGTCACAATGATAAAGCTCTTTATGTACTTTCAACGTTTCTTAAGTCTTTAAGTAAAGAAGGGCTAGATTTTGTCTAAATTAATAATGATATTGGATAATAATCTATTTCAATGTAAACAGTATTTGTTAGTTTTACCTTTTCTCTTGTCTTGTTAACTAGTTTTTCAAGTAAGCCATAGGATTTTGACAAGTATATTATATTGTATCTATAATTTTTAGATATTTTCTTCATAATAGCTTCTGATGGGCCCAAGTGCTCAATTCCTTCTTGCAAAAATTCTTTAGATTTTTCAAAGAATTCCCAACATTTTTGTTTAGCAGATTCTTCATTTTTGCTTCTAAATATTATTCTAATAATTTTGTTAAACGGAGGATAGTTTAATTTTTTTCTTATATCTAGTTCTTGCTCGTAAAATTCTTCATATTGGTTCTTATAAGCACATTTTATGGCATAATAATTAGGATTTTTTGTTTGTATTATAATTGTGTTATCATCTTTAAATCTTGCGGCTCTTCCCATAATCTGCGAGAGTGTTGTAAAAATTCTTTCGCTACTTCTAAAATCAGGCAATCCTATTCCAGTATCTGCGTTTATTATACCTAATGTTTTTATATTTTCAAAATTAAATCCTTTTGCAATGATTTGTGTTCCAATAAGTATGTCTATTTCTTTGTTTTCGAACTTACTTATTGAATCTATATTTTCTATTTTTGTAATATCGGAATCTATTCTTGCAATTTTTGCATTTGGCAAAAATTTTTTTAATTCTTTTTCAACAAGTTGAATTCCATAAGTTTTGTATTTAATGTCTTTTGATTTGCATTTAGGGCAATTACTTGCTGTTTTTGTTTTATAATTACAATAGTGGCATAAAAGTTTGTTTTCTTTTTTGTGGTAAATCAGACTAAATGAGCAATTTGGACAATAAATTGTATGCCCGCATTCGTTGCATTCAAGATTTTTTAAATATCCTCTTTTATTAATGAAAATTAAAGATTGTCTTTTTTCATTTAAACTTTTTTGTATGCTGTATAATAGTTCTGATGAAATTGTGCTAGGTTCTTTTTTCATGTTTATTATTTTTATATCTTCTATTTTGCTTTGAAAGAATTTATTTTGCATTAATATTTTCTTTATTTGGTTATGTTTCATTGCGTGGTATGCTTCAAGAGAAGGTGTTGCACTTCCCATTATGAATTTAGCATTAAATTTTTTTTGCAAAAAAAATGATATGTGTCTTGAGTGAAATCTTGGAATATTTTCAGATTTGTATGTAGTTTCGTGTTCTTCGTCCATAATTATTAATTTTAATTTGGTAAAAGGCAGCATTAGCACACTTTTAATGCCAACAACAATCAGACTTTCTCCATTTTTGACTTTATTCCATATTAAATTTTTATTAGAATTTGAAACTTTAGAGTTATATTCATAAATTTTATGATGCATATTTAATGCATATTTTATTCTTTTTATTATTTGATATCCTAATGATATTTCAGGAATCAAAAAGAGTACTTGTTGTTCTAGTGTTAAGTAGTATTCACACAATTTGATAAATATTTCAGTTTTTCCAGATCCAGGTATTCCAAAAAGGTAAAAAACATTAGTTTTTTCTGACCCAATAATTTCTTTGTAAATATTTTGTTGTTCGTTGTTTAGTTGCAGGTGCTTTTTATGATCCGGATACGGATAATCATTTATTGAAGGTAATGTTTGATTTTTTTCAGATTTTGAATTTTTGGGCAACCCAAAGAATAAAGTTTCTCCAAATCCCGAAAATGTTTTTCTACTAATCCAATGTGCTAAATCAATATTATGTTCTGTTATTATTTTAGTTTTATCTATTATTTTAATAATTTCTTTTATTTTGAATTCAAATTTTTCTTTGAATTCGCTTTCAGGATATTTTTTAATAATTATTCCAATTTTATTGGAGCCATTAAAATTAACCATTACTCTTATTCCAATTTCTAGATTCAAGTTAGACCTATAAAGAAAAAGTTTATTTAAAGGAATATTTATTGCAATTTCATAGTAATAAGTTGAATGATAATGTTCATCCATATTTTATTATGCCTTTGATTATTTTTAAATCCTGCCATATTTCTTTTTTTAATTCTGGATTTTTTATTTGATTTGTAGGAAGGTGTGTAAAAACCAATGGAATGCCTTTAAATCTTAGTTCTATTCCTCTTACAATTTGAATTCTTAGCGGTTGATTTAAGAAAAAATCTATTTCTTCGCAAGATAAAATTGCTTTAAGGTTTTTGTTGCTGATTTCTAAGTTAAGTGATTCAATAGTATCTATTATTTTATAATTGTGCATGTTTATGCTTTTGCACCATTTTATTATAATATCCCTTGAAGGTTCGTCGAGATAGTCTTTGTTTACATATATTATGATATAATCGTTGATACTTTTTTCTTGTAAGCTACTATTTGATAGTAGGTTCGTTAAATTTTTGTTTTTTATGGATATTTCTGCAGTTTTTTCGCTATTTTCATTTTTTTGATAAATTTTAACATTTTTAACTTTTTCTATTTTTTGTTTAATCTCATTATTTATTTTGTCAAAATTTTCTGTAATTTTGCCTTCGATATTATTTGTCAATATTTTAAGTAGAAAAAGTTTTTTAGTTAAAATATTGTTATTCATAGTAAACCTTGTCTAAAAATAAAGCATTTGCGGGAGCAGTTGTTCTTGCAAGGTTTCTATTTTTTGATTTTAGTATTGTTTCAAAAGTAGAAACTGATTCATTTTTTATTTCAATATCCAGCATTGTGCCCATTATTGATCTTACCATTTTCCACAAAAAAGAAGATCCTATTATTTCAAAAATAATATATTTTCCTCTTTTTTTAAATTTGGCAAAATAGATATTCCTAAATTTGGATTTGCTTTTATCTTTTATGCATGAAAATGTGGTAAAATCATGATTTCCAATTAATATTTTAGCCATTTGGTTTAAATTGCTAATGTTTAGTTTTTTATTTACATAGTGAGCTTGATAGCCTTCCCAGGGATAGTAGTTATTACTATTTAATATACGGTAGCTGTATTTTCTTTTTTGGGCATTAAAACGTGGATGAAATGAATTTTTCACATACTTGAGTTTTAGTATTTTTATACTATTCTTTAATAATATGGCATTTAAAGCTTTTTTTAGATTATTTAGCTGAATATTGATATTAATATCAAAAGTTATTATTTGTTTTTTTGCATGAACTCCTTTATCTGTTCTACCAGATGAATGAATTTTTACTTTTTTTTTGTTGATTTTCATCAGAGCTTTTTCGATTTCTCCTTGAATAGTAGGCTTTGTTGGTTGTATTTGAAATCCATGGTATATAGATCCGTCATAAGCGATTTCAGCTAATATTTTTTTCATTTATTTAAGATTTTTCATTTCCTTTGATATTTTAAAGTAGACTTCTTTGATTTTATCTAAAAGTATTGAAGGCTTTTCTTTTGAAGATTTACCCATTCCGGCTATTTTAGAGAGAGTGGTTTTTATATCGTTTAATTGTTTGTATCTGTATTCCTTATTATCCTTATTTCCATAAAAGTATTCTAGAAGACCTGATAAGTAGAGAACACTGTCATAGCCATAATTTTTATCTGTATCTGGACCAAATATGGTTGATGAGCTAACAGGTTCTGAATTGTCTTTATCTTTTTCAATAACTAGTTTATAAAGATATGCAGCTTTATGATAAAATATTTTTTGAAGATAATTGTAGTTTTTGCTCGGCTCTTCTTTTTCAAGGTCTTCAAATGTCCAAGCGGCCCTTATTGCTGATTTTGCTTGATTTAAAGTGGGGTTATGATTCTTTTCAAGATGTTCATAACATAGCATAGCAAGAATGTAACTTGCAGCCCCCTCTTTTAATGTTCTAGATTTGTTGAAGTTAATCATGTCATCAAAAATAGCATTTATTTTTTTTCTTTCGGATTTTTTATTTTGCAAAATTTCTTTTTTGTTTTTAGGGATTGAATTAAATTCGCTTGGAAATGTTGCAAAGTAGCATTTTGGACATACTGTTACAGAATATATTCTAGGATAAATATTGCCATATTTGTTGTTTTTTATATATTCTCTTTTTAGATCAATTTTCAACTCACCAGCTATTAATCTACTACTTCCAGTCAAAAGCTCTTCTTTTTGAAACTTAAAAGAGCATATAGGGCATTCAATTTTTTCTTTTGTAAAATATGATATTTTTTTCATGAATTAATTTTCTACCATTACAAATGCAATAGCGTACTCCTTTTCATGGGATATTGTTAGGTATAGCTTTAAATTCATTTTAATTGCAAATTTTTCAATTTCATTATGCAAATAAAACTTTGCATTTCCTTTTAAAGATTTTATTACCTCAATATCTTTAAGACTATAATGTATTTTATGTTGCAATAGTGGACTTAATGCTTTAATTAAAGATTCTTTAGCTGCAAATTTTCCAGCTAAACTTTCTATGACACTTCCCCCTTTTAATTTAAAATTTTCAATTTCTTTATGTGTAAAGAATCTCTCTAATTTTTTTTTATTTTCTAAAAAATTTTTGAATCTACCAACTTTTATTATATCACATCCTATTGACTTCATGGCTTGATCTCCGAGCTTTCGATTATTTCTAGTTTTATTTTTTTTGGTTCATAATCATATATTTCTGTTTCATTGATATTCTCTTTAAGAATTATATTTGTGGTAATGTTGTAAATTCCGGGGGTTTTTATACTTGATAAATCAAAAGCAAGGCTTATGTTTTGATTGTTTACATGGGTTTTAATTTGTTTTTCAGAAAGTCTTGTTTTTATTTTTACAAACATTTTGTTTTCTGGGTTTATTATTTTTTCTTTATCTTTAATCGCAAGACCATTTTTTAGATTATTAAAAATAAGGTTAGGAGATTTTATTGTTGTATTTGAATATTTTTTGTTTAAATAAATATTGATCACTACATGACTTTTTTCAAGCATAACTAGGGAATTTGGGGAAACTACTTCAAGATAATCTGATACAAATAATGTTCTTGTATCAAACTCTTTTACGTTGGTTTGAATAGTGTTTATTTTTTTGAGTTCTTGTTCGGGTCCACATACTAATAAATGTTCAGGTAATATATTGTATTTTGCAATAAAATATTCTCCCTTACCATCTTTTTCTATAAGTTTAAACTTGGGCTCTATTTTAACTAATTTAGATATTTTGTTATCAAGATTTAGCAATACATTTGTTTTTGAAAGTTTATATTCTGCAATGTGTATTGAGTTAAGATTTTTTATTTTTATTGGTAGTTTATATTTTCCAGGAATTTTTATTTTTGATGCTTCAATAAATAATATTATTTTATTAAGATCAAGGTATTTTAAGTCATCTTTGTTGACTTTTATTGTAATCTTTACTTTGCTAAAGTCGGGAACTTTCCCAAGAGCTATTTGATCATTCAAGATTATCTTGAATTCTTTCTCAGTTGTTATTGATTCTATTTTATTGAAATTAAACGCTACAAACATTAGAATAGCTATTAAAATGGAAATAGCTTTATTTTGCCAATCATCAAATAGTAACTTTATTATATTTGTTATTTTTTTGCTTATTTTCATTTATTTACTCTATTAGTTCGAGATTTAATTTATTTCTAATTTCATTTAAGTTTAAATTGTATTCCAATTTTGCATTGACTGTAATAGAAATAGACCCGGTCTCTTCGGAGGTTATTATTGTTATTGCATCAGAATTTTCAGAAATTCCAAGTCCTGCTCTATGTCTTGTTCCAAATGCTTTACTAATAGAATCAACATTAGATAATGGTAAAAATGAGCCTGCATATTTTAATTTATTTTTACTAATTATTACGGCTCCGTCGTGAAGAGGGGTTTCGCGCTCAAATAGTGATATTAGTAGCTCACTAGATATTAGTGCATCAATTTTGGTTCCTTTATTTATTATTTGCTCCAGCTGTATTTTTTTTTCAATGCATATTAGGCTGCCAGATTTGTTTTCAGACAGGTGTTTAACTGCTTTAAGGATTTCAGAAATAACTTTTAAAGTTTCTTCTTTTTTATTTGAAAGCTTAAAAGCTAAATTGAAATTTCCAATTTTCATTATTATTTTTTTTATTTCTTGATTAAAAAGTATGACTATTGTTATTGGTAGTATATTAGCTATATAATTTAACAGCCAACTAATGGTATAGAGATTTAAATAATATGAGATAATTCCTATAGAGGTGATAATCAACATTCCTTTTAGTAGATTTGTAGAATAAGAATTGATTACATTTTTATATATGTAGTACACCAGGATGCTAATTAAGCTTAGATCTAAAATTCTTGAAAAAGTATCTTTTATATGATTTAAATCATTTATGTCTATCATAAATTTTCTACTCAATGTTAAAATGCTATACTTATTAACTTATATTAGTATAATATAAAATATATAAATAAGCACAGTTTATAATTAAATTAAATTGTTTTTGAATTTATGAATGAAAGAGAAAATATTGTAGCTTTGATATTTGATTTTGACAATACTCTTATTTATGGTAATATGCAGCAAGTGCTTTTTGATGAGTATTGTGTTGATTCTTGTTCCTTTTGGAAAGAGGTTGAAAGCTTAGAGCATGTTTATAAGCAAAGCGGTTATAATATAATTTCTAATGAAATGATATATTTATCTCATTTTTTAACCTATGTAAGAGAGGGGTTTTTTAAAAGTCTAGATAATAGAGCATTATTTAATTCAGGTGCTAAGTTAAGATTTTTTGAAGGGGTTATTGCTTTATTTGATGAGATATCTGAAATAAATAAGAAGTTGGAAAATAATAATTCGCAGGTTAAAATTTATATTGTTTCAAGCGGGTTTAGACAAATGATTTTGGGAAGCAAAATTGCGCCTTATGTGAGCAAAGTGTGGGCATGTGAGTTTATAGACTCTTATTTGATGCCTTTTTATGAGCTTAGAGATGAAAAATTTTCTAAAAATAAAGTTTTAAGCAGTGTTTGTTACTTTGTAGATCATACAATAAAAACCAGAGTTATTTTTGAAATTAATAAAGGTTCTTATGAGAAGATTAATGAGAGAGTTCCAAAGAGTAAAAGAGAAATTCCTTTTAAAAATATATTTTATATTGCAGATGGATTTAGTGATGTTCCGGCATTTGAAATTTTAAATAATATTTTAAATCATTGTAAAAATACCTTGACAGTGTATCATGGAAATGATAAAAATGCAAAAAAATTGTTTTATGAGAATAGAGTTGGAGATTTTGCTGAGGCTAATTACAGTAAGGGCACTAAACTGTATAATTGGATAATGGAGAAAATTTGTTTGAGCTGTGGTTAATTGTTGATTTATTTTCCTTTAGTTGATAAAAACAGTAAAAACGAAAAGAGGGAATATGTTTAAAGATTTAAATACAAATCAAGGGTTAAGGCCTTGGAGAGTAGAATCTGTTTTTTATTTTATTGTCATAGTGTTAATATTTATTGGGGCTTTTAAAATAGCAGAAGCCGTATTTAAACCTTTGGCTATTTCCATAGTGTTGGGATTTTTAGTTTATCCCGTTTATACTTTTTTAGCAAGATTTAAAGTTCCAAAATTTTTAATAGTTTTTATTATATTTTTTTTATTATTTTCTTTTTCTTATTTGATTTTTAGTTTTGTTTATTACAGTGTTACTGTTTTAATGAGACAATTACCCTATTATCAAAATCAATTGGCATTTATTATGAAAGATGTGCTTAGTCGCTATAAAGTTGATAGCTCTGTTATTAATGATATTAATTTTTCTGGCTACATTTATCCTTTTTTAACAAGAGCTTCTAATGAGATTATTGGATTTACAAGTAGTTTAGTAGTGGTTTTTTTGTTGTTGTATTTTCTGCTTTCAGAAATCCATGTTTTTGGAATGAAACTTGATAAAGCTTTTAAAAAGCGAGTATCTACTAGATTTATTGGGGCTCTAGATACGATTAATAATCAAATTGGCAAATATTTGGGGATAAAAATTCTTATGAGCTGTTTAACAGGTATTTTAGTGTTTATTGGATTAACTTTGTTTGGACAAGATTTTCCTCTTGTTTGGGCAGTTCTTACCTTTGTTTTCAATTTTATTCCTAGCATTGGATCTATATTAGCTGTGTTTTTTATTGTAATAACATCTTTAATTCAATTTTATCCAAATTTAAACATAGTGCTTTATATTTTTATATACAATACTTCCGTTCAAATGTTGATTGGAAATATTCTTGAGCCAAAAATGCAGGGAAAAAGACTTGATATCTCACCATTTTTGCTCTTATGTTTTTTGTTTTTTTGGGGATGGCTTTGGGGCATTGTGGGCCTTTTAATAGCCTATCCTTTTACTGTGATTGTAAAGGTAATAGTTGATAATGTAAGTTGGTTAAAGTCTTTTTCCGTATTTTTAGGTGGTTCTGAGATTTTAAGCAATATTAGGCATTTTTCAGGCAAAGATAAGGAGATTTGATTTTGAAAAGAAAGGTTATGCTTACTGGAGATAGACCTACTGGTGCTCTTCATTTAGGGCACTATGTGGGATCTGTAGTAAATCGACTAAAATTTCAAGAAAAGTATGAAACGTATTTTATTATAGCCGATTTGCACACTTTGACTACAAAACCCGATTTAAAAAGTATTAATACAATACCTTTTAATGTTAGAGAAATGGTTTTAGATTATCTTGCTTGCGGGATTAATCCTAATAAGGTTAGTATATATTTGCAATCAGCCATACCCGAGCTCTTTGAGCTTTATTTAATATTTTCAATGATTGTTACTGTTGCGCGTTTGCAAAGGATTCCAAGTATAAAGGATATGAGCATTGCGGCTGGACTCAAGGAGATTCCTTATGGTCTTTTGGGATATCCTGTTCTTATGAGTGCAGATATTTTAATGGCGAAGGCAAATTTAGTTCCCGTTGGGCGTGATAATGAATCTCATATTGAATTTGCAAGAGAACTTGCAAGAAGGTTTAATCATTTGTACGAAAATAATTTCTTTCCAATACCCGAATCTGTTTTTACAGATTCTAGTCCTTTGGTAGGTATTTGTGGTAAAAATAAAATGAGCAAGAGTCTTGATAATGCAATTTTTTTAAAAGATGATGAAAATTTGTTAGAAAAAAAAATTATGTCTATGTATACAGATCCAAATAGAATAAGGGCAGATATTCCCGGTAATGTTGAAGGTAATCCTGTTTTTATTTATCACACTATTTTTAATAGTAATCATGAAGAAGTTGAAGATCTTAAAAGTAGGTATAAGAAGGGCAAAGTAGGTGATGTTGAGGTTAAGAAGAAATTGTTTTTAGCTTTGAATAGCTTTTTAAAGCCAATCAGGGATAAAAGAAGTTTTTATGAAGCCAAAAAAAAAGATTACATTGATGAAATTATTTTTAATGGTACAAGCAAGGCAAGGTTTATTGCAAATAAAGTAGTAAAAGAGGTTAAAGATTTAGTAGGACTTTCAAAAACTTGGAATGGGATAAAGTCTAGTGTTGAAAAACAAAAAA
Protein-coding regions in this window:
- a CDS encoding YbbR-like domain-containing protein, which produces MKISKKITNIIKLLFDDWQNKAISILIAILMFVAFNFNKIESITTEKEFKIILNDQIALGKVPDFSKVKITIKVNKDDLKYLDLNKIILFIEASKIKIPGKYKLPIKIKNLNSIHIAEYKLSKTNVLLNLDNKISKLVKIEPKFKLIEKDGKGEYFIAKYNILPEHLLVCGPEQELKKINTIQTNVKEFDTRTLFVSDYLEVVSPNSLVMLEKSHVVINIYLNKKYSNTTIKSPNLIFNNLKNGLAIKDKEKIINPENKMFVKIKTRLSEKQIKTHVNNQNISLAFDLSSIKTPGIYNITTNIILKENINETEIYDYEPKKIKLEIIESSEIKP
- a CDS encoding uracil-DNA glycosylase family protein, with the protein product MNNNILTKKLFLLKILTNNIEGKITENFDKINNEIKQKIEKVKNVKIYQKNENSEKTAEISIKNKNLTNLLSNSSLQEKSINDYIIIYVNKDYLDEPSRDIIIKWCKSINMHNYKIIDTIESLNLEISNKNLKAILSCEEIDFFLNQPLRIQIVRGIELRFKGIPLVFTHLPTNQIKNPELKKEIWQDLKIIKGIIKYG
- a CDS encoding rhodanese-like domain-containing protein, translated to MNYIKFIVLVVLLFFYIWVFIILRMKRANLFLLEKIKNGAKILDIRSPKEYSKSHYFKSINIPFNNLFAKKDKLGDFESQIIVYGKSFNKSYEAKKVLKSMGFKNVFVAGTLKDMPQAKKEEVS
- the priA gene encoding replication restart helicase PriA; this translates as MDEHYHSTYYYEIAINIPLNKLFLYRSNLNLEIGIRVMVNFNGSNKIGIIIKKYPESEFKEKFEFKIKEIIKIIDKTKIITEHNIDLAHWISRKTFSGFGETLFFGLPKNSKSEKNQTLPSINDYPYPDHKKHLQLNNEQQNIYKEIIGSEKTNVFYLFGIPGSGKTEIFIKLCEYYLTLEQQVLFLIPEISLGYQIIKRIKYALNMHHKIYEYNSKVSNSNKNLIWNKVKNGESLIVVGIKSVLMLPFTKLKLIIMDEEHETTYKSENIPRFHSRHISFFLQKKFNAKFIMGSATPSLEAYHAMKHNQIKKILMQNKFFQSKIEDIKIINMKKEPSTISSELLYSIQKSLNEKRQSLIFINKRGYLKNLECNECGHTIYCPNCSFSLIYHKKENKLLCHYCNYKTKTASNCPKCKSKDIKYKTYGIQLVEKELKKFLPNAKIARIDSDITKIENIDSISKFENKEIDILIGTQIIAKGFNFENIKTLGIINADTGIGLPDFRSSERIFTTLSQIMGRAARFKDDNTIIIQTKNPNYYAIKCAYKNQYEEFYEQELDIRKKLNYPPFNKIIRIIFRSKNEESAKQKCWEFFEKSKEFLQEGIEHLGPSEAIMKKISKNYRYNIIYLSKSYGLLEKLVNKTREKVKLTNTVYIEIDYYPISLLI
- a CDS encoding DUF2225 domain-containing protein, whose protein sequence is MKKISYFTKEKIECPICSFKFQKEELLTGSSRLIAGELKIDLKREYIKNNKYGNIYPRIYSVTVCPKCYFATFPSEFNSIPKNKKEILQNKKSERKKINAIFDDMINFNKSRTLKEGAASYILAMLCYEHLEKNHNPTLNQAKSAIRAAWTFEDLEKEEPSKNYNYLQKIFYHKAAYLYKLVIEKDKDNSEPVSSSTIFGPDTDKNYGYDSVLYLSGLLEYFYGNKDNKEYRYKQLNDIKTTLSKIAGMGKSSKEKPSILLDKIKEVYFKISKEMKNLK
- the acpS gene encoding holo-ACP synthase is translated as MKSIGCDIIKVGRFKNFLENKKKLERFFTHKEIENFKLKGGSVIESLAGKFAAKESLIKALSPLLQHKIHYSLKDIEVIKSLKGNAKFYLHNEIEKFAIKMNLKLYLTISHEKEYAIAFVMVEN
- a CDS encoding haloacid dehalogenase-like hydrolase encodes the protein MNERENIVALIFDFDNTLIYGNMQQVLFDEYCVDSCSFWKEVESLEHVYKQSGYNIISNEMIYLSHFLTYVREGFFKSLDNRALFNSGAKLRFFEGVIALFDEISEINKKLENNNSQVKIYIVSSGFRQMILGSKIAPYVSKVWACEFIDSYLMPFYELRDEKFSKNKVLSSVCYFVDHTIKTRVIFEINKGSYEKINERVPKSKREIPFKNIFYIADGFSDVPAFEILNNILNHCKNTLTVYHGNDKNAKKLFYENRVGDFAEANYSKGTKLYNWIMEKICLSCG
- a CDS encoding AI-2E family transporter — encoded protein: MFKDLNTNQGLRPWRVESVFYFIVIVLIFIGAFKIAEAVFKPLAISIVLGFLVYPVYTFLARFKVPKFLIVFIIFFLLFSFSYLIFSFVYYSVTVLMRQLPYYQNQLAFIMKDVLSRYKVDSSVINDINFSGYIYPFLTRASNEIIGFTSSLVVVFLLLYFLLSEIHVFGMKLDKAFKKRVSTRFIGALDTINNQIGKYLGIKILMSCLTGILVFIGLTLFGQDFPLVWAVLTFVFNFIPSIGSILAVFFIVITSLIQFYPNLNIVLYIFIYNTSVQMLIGNILEPKMQGKRLDISPFLLLCFLFFWGWLWGIVGLLIAYPFTVIVKVIVDNVSWLKSFSVFLGGSEILSNIRHFSGKDKEI
- the cdaA gene encoding diadenylate cyclase CdaA encodes the protein MIDINDLNHIKDTFSRILDLSLISILVYYIYKNVINSYSTNLLKGMLIITSIGIISYYLNLYTISWLLNYIANILPITIVILFNQEIKKIIMKIGNFNLAFKLSNKKEETLKVISEILKAVKHLSENKSGSLICIEKKIQLEQIINKGTKIDALISSELLISLFERETPLHDGAVIISKNKLKYAGSFLPLSNVDSISKAFGTRHRAGLGISENSDAITIITSEETGSISITVNAKLEYNLNLNEIRNKLNLELIE
- the trpS gene encoding tryptophan--tRNA ligase produces the protein MKRKVMLTGDRPTGALHLGHYVGSVVNRLKFQEKYETYFIIADLHTLTTKPDLKSINTIPFNVREMVLDYLACGINPNKVSIYLQSAIPELFELYLIFSMIVTVARLQRIPSIKDMSIAAGLKEIPYGLLGYPVLMSADILMAKANLVPVGRDNESHIEFARELARRFNHLYENNFFPIPESVFTDSSPLVGICGKNKMSKSLDNAIFLKDDENLLEKKIMSMYTDPNRIRADIPGNVEGNPVFIYHTIFNSNHEEVEDLKSRYKKGKVGDVEVKKKLFLALNSFLKPIRDKRSFYEAKKKDYIDEIIFNGTSKARFIANKVVKEVKDLVGLSKTWNGIKSSVEKQKNE
- the truA gene encoding tRNA pseudouridine(38-40) synthase TruA, whose product is MKKILAEIAYDGSIYHGFQIQPTKPTIQGEIEKALMKINKKKVKIHSSGRTDKGVHAKKQIITFDININIQLNNLKKALNAILLKNSIKILKLKYVKNSFHPRFNAQKRKYSYRILNSNNYYPWEGYQAHYVNKKLNISNLNQMAKILIGNHDFTTFSCIKDKSKSKFRNIYFAKFKKRGKYIIFEIIGSSFLWKMVRSIMGTMLDIEIKNESVSTFETILKSKNRNLARTTAPANALFLDKVYYE
- the udk gene encoding uridine kinase, with protein sequence MAKIIGISGGSGSGKTTVVSKISEFIPEFVLISQDNYYKSVGDYEYEFSKVNFDHPDAFDNNLFYEHLKNLKKNSPIDMPLYDFINHKRQLKTVMVVPTPVIIVEGIMIFVEERVRNLIDLKIYIDTPNDIRFIRRLKRDISKRGRTLESVIDQYLNTTRWGYYRFIEPTKEYADLIIPEGGHNDKALYVLSTFLKSLSKEGLDFV